The following are encoded together in the Populus trichocarpa isolate Nisqually-1 chromosome 5, P.trichocarpa_v4.1, whole genome shotgun sequence genome:
- the LOC7485656 gene encoding RING-H2 finger protein ATL8, whose product MTRPFRLLNADMNSSATTTGSPPQPPATVDPDFMVILAALLCALICVLGLIAVARCAWLRRLSSHTPAPPVPLPPPSVANKGLKKKTLRSLPKQTFSEDSAGKFSDCAICLTEFSVGDEIRVLPQCGHGFHVACIDTWLGSHSSCPSCRQILMVDRCQKCGGLPSGSSSISGGGGAETEAGLKECEDDANRFLP is encoded by the coding sequence ATGACTCGGCCTTTCAGGCTCCTAAACGCTGACATGAACTCTTCGGCGACTACCACTGGGTCGCCCCCACAACCACCAGCCACGGTGGACCCAGACTTCATGGTCATACTAGCAGCACTTCTCTGCGCTCTAATTTGTGTTCTTGGCCTAATCGCTGTAGCTCGCTGCGCTTGGCTCCGCCGCTTATCATCCCATACTCCAGCACCACCAGTTCCTCTCCCTCCTCCTTCCGTCGCCAACAAGgggttgaaaaagaaaaccctcCGCTCCCTCCCCAAACAAACCTTCTCTGAAGATTCCGCCGGAAAATTCTCCGACTGTGCAATCTGCTTAACGGAATTCTCAGTTGGAGATGAAATCCGTGTGTTGCCTCAGTGTGGACATGGGTTTCACGTGGCTTGTATTGACACGTGGTTGGGGTCTCACTCTTCGTGCCCTTCTTGCCGTCAGATTTTGATGGTTGACAGGTGTCAGAAGTGCGGGGGTTTGCCTTCAGGTTCGAGTTCTATTAGTGGCGGTGGTGGGGCTGAAACTGAGGCTGGACTAAAGGAGTGTGAAGATGATGCAAATAGGTTCTTGCCGTAG